The DNA window GGGGAAGGGAGGTGATTTGGAGGAGAAGGCTTGGTGCCACGTGGAGGCAGGTGCGTGGCTGTGTTATTGGAGGGGGAACCCGTGTAACGGGTACGGGTTAGGTACCGGAATATAAAAACGAAAGGGGAGGCAATATATtccattttgattttttttaaaaagccaTATACGGCCCAAGATAGATCCACGAGCCTAAATTAAAGTTTGTTTGCTTTGGATGGTTGCTAAGGCCCTGAAATAGCCTGTGTTTGTGGTCGTGGCAGCCCAGTACCACCGGCAACTAATATAAACAGGGCTATCATAAGGCCTCCAGGGTGCAGATGATGAAGACAGATATcctaaaacaaaaacaaaataaccaGCCCCATAAgtcaaatttagatttttaatattaaatttagagttgatttgagatttattttatcatagtttatattttatgttttttgcttttaaatcactaagaacacgcatatacaaagttttattcatattttcggttgtaaatatgtcatttgtttttttgcaagatatataaagttatatatgtataaaagtatatttaacaatagatgaaatgatataaaaataattaataattatgtaaattttttaaagaagatgaataatcaaacgtgtataaaaaagtcaacggcatcaacATTTAGAAATAGAGAAGTATAATATAAGATGAGTCATGTATCGGTCTAGCTTATGCTTATCTAACTATgctagtatatatacacacaggAATGCTGGGTGTTTCTGAACAGCATACATCAGATGACATATCAaacaaaaagttttttaaagaaaaaactccACTGCTGCAAACAGCAGCGGTTCAACCGAGCACGGTACTTTGCCACTAGTGAATGCCACGTTGGGTCGAAAGTACATGGAAGCACGCTGCGTGCACCCATCCCATTATGGCATTATCCATCCACGCCGACGAGCTGTGCGTTGTACCCccccaaacattcgagcagCACGGCATGTGTTAGTCCAGGCCGGAGACGCCGCGCGTGCACGGTGCCACGGTGTGGATCAGCCAAGTGCATGCGTGTGCCCAAGTCACGTGGGGCGACGGGTGTCTCTCCTTGGATTCTAGCCACGCGAGGGGAACAAAACCACATGCCGGCTTATAGCTCCCATATGCCGCACAGCTAaccgacgacgaccacggtagCCTCGCATGACGAACCACGCATCGGTCGCGTTCCCGCTCGCTCGCGGCCCAAAatggtgggggggggggggggggtcctAGTCGgtgaaatgaattttttttaccgaacGTCGAAAGGTGTTTTtagacataaatgaaaaaacaaatttcacgacTGACgtgtaaaccgcgagacgaatcatttaagcctaattagtccgtcaTTAACGTATGTAGGTTACCAtagcatttatgactaattacgtattaattagacttagtctcacgatttttcacataactatataattagtttttcattttattaatatttaatattctatttaggtatccaaagtttcgatgtgatattttttgatgcaaatttttaactaaacagccccttacGTAATTACGTGCGTCCGGACGTTCGCCGGGATCTGGGGGCAGAACCGCTTAAATGCTGGCGCAGTTAACGCGCGAGAGGCTGACCGGTGCAGGCTGGCCGTGAGGACAGAACGAGCACGGTTGCAGTACAGTGCTACCTCGTCTcgtaataatcttatttttaattttttttgttcaacttttaaccattcgtcttatttagaaaatttattaaaaatctaaaaaaattagtcacgtataaagtcctatttatattttatcatctagtaataataaaaaaaataattataaaaaaatttaaataagacgaatgattaaagcgttggataaaaaaaataaggttattatagCAGTTACAGTGACAGCCAATCATGAGCCTATAGCCCCTTCCTGGCAGGTTTCCAGCTTTGCTGCTGTAGCGGTCGCTGCCGTCACTTCGCCCACCACAGTAGTGACAGTGCTCTGATCTCCTTTCATATACCTGCGTACTCTCGCTCTCGCGAGGTGGCAGTGGTTGGCAGCGATGAGGAGATCGTCTCAGGGGAAGAGCTCTGGAGtggtagccgccgccgtcagcggcggcagcggcggcggtgtacGGAAGTATGATGCGTACGGTGCGAGGAGTGGTAACCTGATGATGTCTTGCTACGCGAAGGCGAAGCCGAGGCCGTCCAAGTGGGACGACGCGCAGAAGTGGCTCTCCCGgtcaggcgacggcggcagcggggccGCCCGGCGGTCGAGCTCCTGCGCCGACGAtgggctgctgctgccgccgccgccgccgcggaaggGCGCCGGCAGCTGGCGCTCCTGGAGCAACGTGGAGTGGGAGGGCGcgcccacggcggcgccggtggtggcCGCGGACGGGGGCGagggggaagaggagggggacaCCAAGGCGGTGGACGCCGTGCAGGCGTACGTGCCGCAGCGGTTCGTGGTGTCGCTGAGGGACGTCGGCACGGAGATGACGCCCGGCGGGAGCAAGGAGCCGTCGAGGGCGAACACCCCCCGCGTCGTcgcaccgccggcggcggcccatGTCATCGCGGGGGGCACCGTTTCGCCTGGGCAATGCCACGGTGGATGGCGAGACAGCGGCCTTGGCGTTGCGGCGGACCACGGTGCCGCTTGCGAGGGCTCCGACGGGCGCGACGAAGCTGCGGGCACGAGGACGGCCGTGTCGCCCGCGACGGCGTGGGGCGAGGCGGAGCGCGCCAAGTACATTGCCCGGTAACCGATCGCGTTCGCTGCTcatccattttcttttcatttcccCTCCATCGAAACCAGCACATGTTACTAACAGAAAGATTTGTTCTTTTACCTGTTATCCTTTGCAAAAGAGTAGCAAATTCCActaattttttagttgttCCTCTCTGATCCATGGATAAAATGGCATGGATGAAGCCATGAATTTCTGCTGGCTGCTGCGATAATGGGCCAGTGGAGACGCTGTGCGCGAGCAGTCAGCAGTCCGCAGCATCATCTCGTTAACATGTTCTTTTGTCGGATAAAGTCAGTACCAGATCAGTGCTGAACTGTCAGCTAGAAGCACTGAGACAATGACATCTTCTGAAAGCCTGAaaaccaaaagcaaagctaCTCCACTACACTCACTTCTGCATCCATCGTGccgttctctctctctctctctctctattcaGGTACAGGCGCGAGGAGATGAAGATACAGGCGTGGGAGAACCGGGAGCGGCGGAAGGCGGAGCTGCAGATGAggacggcggaggagaaggCCGAGCGGATGAGGCTGCGCGCGCAGGCGAGGACGGCGGGGaagctggcgacggcgcaggcGGAGGCCaaggcgcggcgcgcgcgcgcggaggcCGAGCTGGCGCTGGGCCGGCCAGGCAAGGAGGGGTGCCTGCTCACGCGGAGCGCGAGCTGGAGCAGCGGCcgctcgctctcgctctcgctccGGCTGCCGCTGCTGTGCAGCTGAGCGGTTACCACGGCTTCTGCTGCATTCTGCTTCCCCCGTTGCTTTGGACCTGAGCTCTGTTGATGCCCCCGTTTCTGATGTAATACTACTACTAGAGTACCAGA is part of the Oryza brachyantha chromosome 2, ObraRS2, whole genome shotgun sequence genome and encodes:
- the LOC107303538 gene encoding uncharacterized protein LOC107303538, which gives rise to MRRSSQGKSSGVVAAAVSGGSGGGVRKYDAYGARSGNLMMSCYAKAKPRPSKWDDAQKWLSRSGDGGSGAARRSSSCADDGLLLPPPPPRKGAGSWRSWSNVEWEGAPTAAPVVAADGGEGEEEGDTKAVDAVQAYVPQRFVVSLRDVGTEMTPGGSKEPSRANTPRVVAPPAAAHVIAGGTVSPGQCHGGWRDSGLGVAADHGAACEGSDGRDEAAGTRTAVSPATAWGEAERAKYIARYRREEMKIQAWENRERRKAELQMRTAEEKAERMRLRAQARTAGKLATAQAEAKARRARAEAELALGRPGKEGCLLTRSASWSSGRSLSLSLRLPLLCS